Below is a window of Lujinxingia litoralis DNA.
TGCGCGCTCTGGCTCATGTTCATTCGATGTACCCGATAAACGTCGCGCGCGGACTGATGCCGAGCGTCTCATAGGTCCAGACCAGGGCGCGCACCGCCTCCCCGGCACTGAACTCGGCGGTACCCCCGATCATCCAGTGGGTAATGCGCGCGCCCTCCACTCCGGCGCTGGCAAGCACCTGGCCCAGCGCCTGTTCAAACTCCACACGATCGCGCGCGCAAAAGGTCTGTTCTGGCGGGCAGGCGCCGTCGGCGGAGCCGGCGACATTCTGCTCATCCAGGCGCAGGCGTATGCCAAACCCCTGGTCGTTGCGATAGATGCCGAGGAGCCCCATGACCATCTTCGGAGGGAGTCCGCTGCCGGGGAAGATCGGCAGGTTGGTATCGATCGCACCAAGCGCATTCTCAGACGACGTAATGATGTGAACGCGGAACAGTCCTGCCGAAGCCACGGCCATCATCAGTTCGGCCACGCGCTCCCAGCCCAGGCGCCGCTCGACCAGAAGATCGACCCCGGCCGGCCCTCCCGCTTCGTTGAGCGCCTCGCGTAACCACCGTTGCAGATGCCCTCCCAGCTCCGGGCTCTGCCAGGCGACCTCTCCATAGGGCGAGACAATGCGTGCACGCGTGGCAATGAGCGGCAGCGCCGGCAGGCGACGTTCCTCCACCCAGGCGACCGGAGCAACCTCCGAGGGCAGTGCGTCGCCCGTCGCAAAGGTCAGCAGCGCCTCGACATAGGCGGGCTGCGGCGCCCAGACCACCCGGAGTTCACCGTCGGCAAGCGCGCGCTCCATGATCAGCGGCAAGCGCAACGCGTGATCGCCAAAGAGCACTTCGGCTTCGGCCAGGTAGCGCCCGGGAGCCGTGCGCTCCACCACAAGCACTCGCCCCACGCTGGCACCGCGTGCCTCCAGCGCCTCAATGCCTGGCAGACGGGCGCTCGGGTCGAGCTGTGCTTCGAGCATCCAGGGCTCCTCGGCCACCACGCTCCCACTGATGAGAAGCATGGCTACGATGAGCCAGACGCTTGCCAGCACTCGTTCCAGACAGCTCATCAAGCGTCCCTCCCCGGCTTTCGCCGGGGGGTGGCCACCACGTAGTGAAAACGGTCCCGACGTGAGAACTCGCTATAGCCCCAGTGCTCATGCCACTCGTGCATCAAAATCTCAAAGCCGTGGCGGTCGAGCATCTCCACCAGCGCCTTGCGCGAGGGAAACCAGCGGGTCTGGCCATCGAGGTTGACCCAGACATCGGGACGGTAGAGAGGCACGCCCTGCCCGTCCCAGATGCTATCTTTGCCCTTGATCGCAAAGCAGAAGAGCCCCTTCTGCGCCGGCAAGAGTTCGGCGGCCAGGTCGAAGATCCTGGCGAGCTCCCCGGAGCTGAAGTAGTGCAGGCTGGAATACGAGTAGATAAGATTGACCCCTTCCATCCGTGGGTCGTTGCGCTCCAGCGTGGAGACGAAGTCACCGGCCAGGAGGTTGTGTTCCAGGTCATCACGCTCCCGCAGCACTTCTTCCACGCGCTTGCCGTGCTCTTCCAGCGCGACCGGGCTGATATCGATGCCCAGATACGAACGCACCAGCGGGCTTGACGTGATCCCCAGCGCGTCGTTGCCGATGCCACAGCCCAGCTCGGCCACGCGCAACTCCGGCGTTTCCCCCCGGTTTCGCGCGCGCTCCTCCACAAAGTGCAGAAGTTTCCACACGAAGGGATTGGGCTCACGGGACTGAAAGAAACCGTAAGCGATGCCCGACTCGCGGTAGAGCTTTCCGTAATCGAACTCCAGGTCGACGAGAAAACGTACCAGCGCGGCGGCCTCGGCCTCTTTGCCGGCCTGCCACAACCTGCCGGCAACCCCGAAGGCCAGCGCCCCCAGATGAAGTTCTTGCTCATTGCCGCTGAGCTTTCGCGCCAGCCAGAAGAGGGTGGCCAGGTCACCGCCCCGCTCAAAAAGCCACTCCACCACATTGTCGAGGAGGCGAGCCACCGGCTTATCGAGAAGCGCGGCGGCAGCCTTATCGGCTCCGTCCAACGCGTCTTCCAGGGGCATGCCCGATTGCACCCCGCCGATACCAAAGTTCTCGGCATCACTGCTCAGCAGTTCCACAGCGGCTTTCGGGTCGGCAAAACCCGCGTCTTTAAAGAGGTCGAGTCGTCGCGTGAAATTTGCTGGCATCACTTCCTCCGGAGAAAGGGCAGGTTATCGGCAGGGTGCGTTATGCGTTATTCGAACCTTCGGCGAACTCTCTGGTTAAGGCGCGTTGACGACCTCAACGATCTTCTCGGCGGTCAGACCAAACTTCTCGTACAGCTCCTCATAAGGGGCCGACGCGCCGAAGTGATCCAGCCCCAGGGTGCATCCCTGCGTCCCGGTGTAGCGCTCCCATCCCAGGGTAGCGCCGGCTTCAATGGCCACGCGGCGCGTGACCGCGGTCGGCAGGACCGACTCGCGATAGGCGGCGTCCTGCTGCTCAAAACGCTCCCAGCAGGGCATCGAAATCACGCGTACCTTTTTGCCCTGAGCCTGGAGTTTGCCAAACGCCTCCACGGCAATCGTGACCTCGCTACCCGTTGCCAGGATCAGCGCCTCTGGCTCCTCATCCGGGCACCCGTCGGCCAGGATGTAGGCGCCCTGCGTGGCGTCGCCCTGACTTTGAAGCGCCTGGCGGTCAAAGGTGGGGACGTTCTGGCGAGTCAACACCAGCCCCGCGGGGCCCTGGTCACGCTCCATGGCCAGCTCCCAGCACTGGCGAACCTCTTCCGCATCGCCCGGACGCAATACCCAGTAGTTGGGCATCGCGCGCAAAGACATCAGGTGCTCAATCGGCTGGTGAGTGGGTCCGTCTTCGCCCAGGCCAATCGAGTCGTGGGTAAAGACCATCACCTGGGGCACGTGCATCAACGCCGCCAGGCGCAGCGCCGGACGCATGTAATCGGCAAACACCAAAAAGGTCGCCCCGAAGCCGCGCACCCCGCCATGCAGGCACATGCCGTTGACGGCGGCTGCCATGGCGTGCTCCCGGATGCCAAAGTGCAGGTTCTGCCCGGCGTACTCGCCGCGCGAGATCTCCCCAAACTTCGGAAAGAGCGTCTTGTTGGAGCCGGCCAGGTCCGCCGACCCACCGACGAGTTCCGGGAGCACTTCGTAGATCTTTTCAATGACCTTGCCGCCGGAGGCCCGGGTTGCCATTCCCTTCTCGGAGGGCTCAAAGCGCGGAAGGCTCTCGGCCCAATCCTCGGGAAGCTCCCCGGAGATCCGCCGCATCAACTCGACGTACGCCTCCGGGCTCTCGGATTTCAGCGTGTCCAGACGCGCTTCCCAGGCACGCCTTGCTTCGCCGGCTCGCGCCGCTGCCGAGCCCGCCATATGCTCGCGGACCTCATCCGGCACCACAAAACGCTCGGTGTAGGGCCAGCCCAGCGCCTCTTTGGTCAGCGCGATCTCCGCATCGCCCAGTGGCGAGCCATGGACCGACGAGGTGTCGGCTTTATTGGGCGATCCGTACCCGATGACGGTCTTCACGCGAATCAACGTAGGACGAGCGCTCTCAGCGCGGGCCGCCACAATGGCCTGGTCGATGGCCTCGACGTCGTTGCCATCATCCACGCTCAAGACCTGCCAGCCGTAGGCTTCAAAACGCGCGGTGGTGTCTTCGGTAAACGCGATGTCGGTGCGCCCGTCGATGGTGATCTCGTTGTCATCGTACAAAAAGATCAGTTTCCCCAGCCCCAGGTGCCCGGCCAGAGAAGCGGCCTCATGGGAGATGCCTTCCATCAGGTCGCCATCGGAGCAGATGCCGAAGGTGTAGTGATCGACCACCCCCTGGTAGCGGGCATTTAGATGAGCCTCAGCGATGGCCATCCCCACCGCCGTGGCAAAGCCCTGCCCCAGCGGACCGGTGGTGGTCTCCACCCCCGGCGTCAACTCGGCCTCGGGGTGCCCCGGGGTGAGGCTTCCCCACTGACGAAAATTCTTGATCTGCTCCAGGGTCATGGCCTCGTAGCCCGTCAGATGCAGCAGGCTATAGAGGAGCATGGAGGCGTGGCCATTGGAGAGAACGAAACGATCCCGGTTAAACCAGCTCGGATCGCTGGGGTCGTGGCGCAAATGTTTCTGCCAGATGGCATAGGCCACCGCGGCCAGCCCCATCGGCGCGCCCGGGTGCCCGCTGTTTGCAGCCTGCACCGCATCGATGGAGAGCGTACGGATCGTGTTAATACTCAGCGTGGTGATTGAATCGGTCATCATCCCCTCGTCATGGGTCAGTGGCAGGCCATAGCTTTGCTCAGACGTTTTGCCCCCGGGCCCCGGAGGTGTCAACGACAAGCCCGAAATAGGCAGGGCGCGAGCCGGCCCCCTGACCGACATCCATCATCTGGTTGACGCGGGGAATCCTGATCACAAGTTCAGACCGGTCAACGCCTCCGAGGCAACTTTTCCGGAGGCCTCGCGCTTATCGCATCGCCAGCGGAGATTAGATTTGCACGGGCGAGGTCCGGGGGGATTCGGACCTCGGGAGGTGCATCTCACGCACACTCGTTGATGGACTGGCATCGGGCTTTTGCACGGGCCCGCGGCCAGCTGCACTGCGAACCACACTTAAGGGGGGACACATGAAGGTCAAAGGGGCCGCGACGTTCGTGCTGGCAGCGCTACTGATCACCTGGACAGCGGGGTGTAATGAGGCGCTGGATCCGCCGCCGACCTACCCGGCGCCCATCTCCCAGGAGACCGGGGCCGTGGTGGTGGACTGGATGGACCTGATCGTCGATCGCGTGCAGGCCGAGAGCCTCAGCCCGCCGGAAGCCTCGCGCATCATGGCTTACACCGGGGTCGCGCTCTACGAATCGCTGCTCGGTGGCATGCCTCAGCAGCAATCCTTCGGCGGCCAGCTCGAAGGACTCGGCGAACTCCCCGCCCCGAAACCCGGGGTGGACTACGACTTTGAGACCGTGGCGCACGCCGCCATGCAGCATCTGCTCCCGATCTATTTCCCCTCCGAGGCCAGCCGGGCAGCGATCGATGCCTTTGCCCGGGCCCAACTCCAGGCCCGGGAAGAAACCGGAATCAACGCCCAGGTGCGGGAGCGCTCCCGGGCCTATGGCGTGCTCCTGGCCGAGGTGATCGACGCCTGGGCCTATGCCGACGGCTACACCGAGGTTCATCTGGCGAGCTACGAGT
It encodes the following:
- a CDS encoding class I SAM-dependent methyltransferase, whose amino-acid sequence is MPANFTRRLDLFKDAGFADPKAAVELLSSDAENFGIGGVQSGMPLEDALDGADKAAAALLDKPVARLLDNVVEWLFERGGDLATLFWLARKLSGNEQELHLGALAFGVAGRLWQAGKEAEAAALVRFLVDLEFDYGKLYRESGIAYGFFQSREPNPFVWKLLHFVEERARNRGETPELRVAELGCGIGNDALGITSSPLVRSYLGIDISPVALEEHGKRVEEVLRERDDLEHNLLAGDFVSTLERNDPRMEGVNLIYSYSSLHYFSSGELARIFDLAAELLPAQKGLFCFAIKGKDSIWDGQGVPLYRPDVWVNLDGQTRWFPSRKALVEMLDRHGFEILMHEWHEHWGYSEFSRRDRFHYVVATPRRKPGRDA
- the tkt gene encoding transketolase; the protein is MTDSITTLSINTIRTLSIDAVQAANSGHPGAPMGLAAVAYAIWQKHLRHDPSDPSWFNRDRFVLSNGHASMLLYSLLHLTGYEAMTLEQIKNFRQWGSLTPGHPEAELTPGVETTTGPLGQGFATAVGMAIAEAHLNARYQGVVDHYTFGICSDGDLMEGISHEAASLAGHLGLGKLIFLYDDNEITIDGRTDIAFTEDTTARFEAYGWQVLSVDDGNDVEAIDQAIVAARAESARPTLIRVKTVIGYGSPNKADTSSVHGSPLGDAEIALTKEALGWPYTERFVVPDEVREHMAGSAAARAGEARRAWEARLDTLKSESPEAYVELMRRISGELPEDWAESLPRFEPSEKGMATRASGGKVIEKIYEVLPELVGGSADLAGSNKTLFPKFGEISRGEYAGQNLHFGIREHAMAAAVNGMCLHGGVRGFGATFLVFADYMRPALRLAALMHVPQVMVFTHDSIGLGEDGPTHQPIEHLMSLRAMPNYWVLRPGDAEEVRQCWELAMERDQGPAGLVLTRQNVPTFDRQALQSQGDATQGAYILADGCPDEEPEALILATGSEVTIAVEAFGKLQAQGKKVRVISMPCWERFEQQDAAYRESVLPTAVTRRVAIEAGATLGWERYTGTQGCTLGLDHFGASAPYEELYEKFGLTAEKIVEVVNAP